The stretch of DNA CCAGCTCCTGCCCGCGCACCGCCACTACGGGGAGTCCGGTCAGCTCCGCCTGATATCCGCTCGGCGGCGGAGGCAGCAGGCGCTGAACGTCGTCGCGCAGCGCCTTGAGCTCGCCGAGGTCGTCCATCCGGACCCCGTAGATCATCACGGCGCCGCGGTGGTCGTCCCGCGCTACCGCACCGGCGAGATAGGGCGGCAGCATCCGCATTCCGGAGGCGATCTGCTCGCCGCTGGCCCCTTGGCCCAGGAACGACAGCAGGGCGGGCAGGGAGAGCACCGGCTGCATGCTGTCGCCGTGCTCGGTCACGATCAGTGCCTGGGTTCGCTGCATCCATTCCATCGCCTCGGGAGAGGTGACGTCCGGCCCGCGCAGCACGACGTCGACCTCGCCGGAGGAGCCCACGTCCTGCTCGACTTGGCGCGCGTCCTGGTAGGCAGGCAGTCCGGCGGCGAAGTGCTCGATGTTGGCTTCCAGCGGCATGCTCGGCAGCGCGGTCCACCCGACGCCGGCCACGCACACGGATGCCACGCCGGTCACCACCCAGCTCCGCGCCGGACGGGCTCCGGACCGCGGTGGCGACTTTCCGGTCCCAGCACCGGAATCTCGGGCTCCGGAATCCGGGAAGAACCGGCGCACGAGCAGCATCCCCACCCCTGCCGAGAAGAACACACCCACGGCCAAGGTCATGCCCAGGTCGCGTACGAACGGCAGCGGCGACAGCAGCAATGTGGCGAAGCTGGCCGCACTGCCACCGGCCACCACGAGTACTACCCGGCTGCGCGCGTGCTGGGCGAAGTACGTCGGGTAGTAGGAACCGACACCCAGCAGCACCGATAGGAACGCCACGACGCCGAGCGACAACGGCCGCCCCGCCCAGCCGAACACCGCCAGCGTCAGGGCGATCGCGATGAGCGTCGTGATCACCGGCAGTAATCTGCGCCGCCACCGGGTCCAGGGCACCAGCAGGAAGCACGCGCCGACGGCGAGCACCGCGAGCCCGCCGATCAGCGGCACTTCCCGAGCGACCTGGGAGCTCAGCGCGGAAGCCAGCACCGGCACCCCCGAGACCGTCGTCTCACGCGCACCGACGTCGACCTGTGAGACCGCCCGGTGGACGTTGTCGACGAGCCGCTGGGTCGCGTCGGCATCCATCCCTTCGCGCGGCCGGACGAGCACCGCGGCGGAATCCGGGGACGGCACGATGAACTGCCACTGCGGACGCACCCCGTTCTCGGCGAAGATCACCGAGTTCACGAAGTTCGGGTTCTGCAGTGTCGGAAGTCCCGCCGGCATCCCCTGGACCAGCAGCGGGCCGTAGCGCCGGTCGAACTCGGCGACGGCGCGCTCCCCCTCCGCAGCGGCCTCCTGCCGGTCGGCTCCGCTGTCCCGAGCGACCGCCATGGCCTTGGCGCGTTCGGCATCCCTGCGGCCGGTCAGCTCAGCGAGGAAGTCCTGGGCGCGCCCGGCGAGCTGATTGAGCGTCGTGCCGGGTCCGTAGACGCTCGACACGTCCGGCAGCCCGGACAACTCGCCCTCCAGCCGCACGAGTTTGTTCAGGTGCCCGGGCCCCAGCAGTTCCCCGGGATGTTGGGACCGCAGGTGCACCACGATCGGGTCCCCGCCGAAAGATCCGGCCTTCTTGTCCATAGTGGACACGGCGGGATCCTGGGTCGGCAGGAAGGACGTCACCGAGGTCTGGATGCTGACCTGGGCGAGTCCGGTGGCGGCGAAGACCGCGACGAGTCCAGCCGCGATCGCGGTCAGCACGCCCCGTCTGGTCCATCGCCGCGGGGAGATGCCGCGTCGCAAGCGCGCTCGGAGCTCACGGGACGAGCCCTCGTCCGCTGCGGGACGGTCCTGGCTTTCGTGCCGTTCCATCATCGGGGCGGCTGTTCCTCCTCAACGCGGGGGTACGTGCCCTCCCAGACACCCGGGTCGTTGGCCTGGCCGGGAGCCGTGTACGGATTGCGGCGCTTGAGCGGCCCCACGTTGGTGTCCACGGGGTTCCCGGTGACGGTCTGGGGACTCAGCACTGGAAGCAGGCGCAGCGCCTTGCCTTCGGTGTTGCCTCCGTTCATCGAGGCGCCCCAGTTGACAAGCATGTGCGCGATGTCCGGCCCGTAGGGCTCCAGGTAGGCCAGCATCGGGTTGAGGTGGTTGAGGTCCGCCTGCAGCGGCGGCACCAGCCCGCTGGCGTCCGCGGCCACCGGCGGAACCCGCTTCAGTGTCGGGTTCGCTTTGCCGAGGGCGCTGTCGAGCGTGGGCAGCAGTCCGCGCAACGACGCAGAAGTCTGCGGCAGTTCGCGCACCGCCTGGCTGAGGCCCGGCGCCGCGGTGCGCAGGTCCGCGGCGATCGGCTGCAACGCACCGGACAGCGGACGCAGGCTCTTCGTCGCCGCCTGCGCCGAGTCGAGCACCCCCGGCAGGTCGCGCACGACCTGCTCGATCTGCGCGGAGTTGCTGTCGGTCACGGCCGCGAGCCGGTTGGTGTTGTCCACCAGGTCGGCGATCTGTCCCTGCCGGGAGTCGAGCGCGACCAGCAGCGTCGTTGTGTTGGCGGTCAGCTGGCGCAGATCCCCGGACTGCGCCGCCAGCGCGGTGACCGCGTCATGACCGTTGCGTCCGAGGTCGCCGAGCCCGCTCAACGTACGGTCCACTGAGGACCGGTTGTCGGCGGTGGCCATGCCCAGCGACCGCACGCTGGAGGCGAGCGCCTGCCGGGTTCCAGGGTCGAGCGTGCGCAGCACGTCGTCGAGCTCGACCGGCGGCTTGCCCGCGCCGGGCGGCAGCTCGCTCCCGGTGGACAACGGCGGTCCATGCCCGTCGGCGATCTCCAGGTACGTTTCGTTGATCAGCGTCTTTTCCCGCACCTGGACCGAAGCGCCCTTGTGCAACGGGGCTTTCTCAACCAGCTGCATGGTCACGTGCGCCCCTCCGCCCTGCGGGTGGACGCCGGCCACCTTGCCGACCCGCACGCCGGCGATCATGACGTCGGAGTTCTGCACCAGGTTCGATGCCTTCGGCACGGTGAGGCCGACCCGGTAACCGTCACGGGTCACCAGTGGCAGGCGACCACCGGAGTTGACCCACAGGAACCCGAAGATCACCGCGCACAAGAGCATGAAGGTGATCAGGATCGACAGCCGGATTCTCGGCAGCGCCGAGTGGGAGATCTTCATCGATGCCACCTACTGCGGGAACCGGTACTGCTCGGCCGGTGTGGACAGGGATCGGAGCGGGTCGCCGGGGACCATCTGCGGAGCGACCACCAGGAAGCCGCGCAGGATGCCGCCGTTGGCGTCCTCCAAGCTGGTCAGCGAGCGCGTGTTGATCATGAATGCGCCGAGGTCGGTCAGGCTCGGAACGAGCATCCGGGTGACCCGGTCCAGTTGGCCTGTGACCGCCTTCAAGTCCGGCAGCGCCGGATTGAGATCCCGCACGAACGGGCGCAGGTCACGCACCACCGGGGCCGCCTTCTCGACCACCGGCATGCCGGAATCGACCGTCTCTCCGACCTGATCGACGGTGCCGGAGAGCCGGTTCAGCGCTCCGGGCAATGTCCCCGCGGCGTTCTTGAGGTTGTCCAGCGCCGGGTCGAGCTGGCCGCTGAGCGCCTGCACCTCGGTCGTGGCGTCCCGCAGCTGCCGGGAGAAGTCCGGCAGCTGCGCCACCGCGTTGCGCAGGTCGTCGTCCTGGTCGCCCAGCGCGTTCAACGTCGCGTCCAGCGACCCGGCGAGCTCGCCGAGCCGGGCACCGTCCTTGCCGACCGCCTGCGAGATCTGCGAAAGCGCCGTGACCAGTTCGCGCAACGATTCGCGTCGAGCGCGCAACGCCTCGACGACCGGCTTGAGCCGTTGCACGACCTTGTCGGTCGCCGCGAGACCGCCTGGGAGGTTCTGCGGCGCCCCGGCGAGGGCCACATCGGACTCCGACAGCAGCGCCCCCAACGAGTCGCGGGCACCGGAGTCCAGGTGCCCGAGCGCCTCGTCGATCTGGATCGGGCGCTGCGAGTTCCCGGGCGGGAGCACCCCGTCCTCTGGGAGGCGCGCGGCCGGCGGTCCGCCTGGATTGAGCTCCACGTACATCTCGTTGAGCGGGCTCTTCGGCCGCAGCACCACCGTCGCGTTGCGGTGGACCTCGATGTTCGGGGAGATCGACAAGGTCAGCCGCGCCAGCCCCCGCTCGTCGACGTCCGCCGCGTCGATGGTCCCGACCGTGGCGCCGGCGACGCGGACCTCCTGCCCGTTGCCGGGACTCACCCCCGGCGTGTCCTGGAAGGTCGCCTGGAACACGAACCGGGATTCCCACGGCCACTCGACCCGCTGCTGGCTCAGCACGTAGCCACCGGTGAGGGTGGCCACGAGGATCAGAGCTGTCAGCACCGCGACGTTGCGCCACAGCCCCGGCTCGGTACGAACCCGTTCCCAACCGCGCCGCAGACGGCCGGCTCGCTGGCTCATCGTCCCCCCTGCTCGTACTGCTTGAGTCGCTGGAACAATCCGTCCAGCACCGCCTCGACGTTGACCGGCGCCCGGCCCACGCTGCCCGCGCCGACGCCGACCTGGATCGCCACCGTGTGGCCGTTCTCGTCAACGTGGGAGGAGACCTTGTTCAGGTTCGTCACCGCACCGGCGACCTCCTCGTACATCGGCCGGTCCGTGTTGGAGTTCGCGTACGGACCTTCGCCCTTGTAGTCGTTGAGCAGGAACTGCTTCACCGGCCCGTTGATCCGGTCGAGGACGGGCCCCTTCAGGTCCGACAGCGTCGCGTCGAGCCCCGAACTGGCAGGCACCAGCCCTTGCACCGCCGGCTGCGCGTCGACGAGTACCTCGTTGAGCCCGCTCACGAACGGCTCGGCCTTCACCAACACCGGGTCCAGCTCCTGCAAGGCGTCGTCCAACTCGCCGGCCACGGGCCGCGCGACGTCGGCGGTGTCCCGCAGCTTGCCGAGGCTGGTGTCCAGGCGGCGCAGCCCGTTGTCGGCGGAGTGCAACGTCTCGGGCAGGCCGGCGACCGCGGTCGACAGGTCTTCGCTGTGATCGCCGAGCACCTTCCCCGTGTCACGCGCTCCGTCCACGATGGACCCGAGTTGGCCTTCCCTGCGGTTCAGCTCGGCCGCGGACGTCTCCAGTCCCTGCACCAGTCCGGTCAGGTCCGTCCGCGGGTTGTGACCGCGCGCGGCGTCCAGCACCTCACCGGCCGGGCCGAGCGTGCCGGGAGCGTCGACCAGCAACCGGTCGATCGAGTCCCGGCCGCCGTTGCGCAGCGTCTCGTCCAGGTTCCCGACGGAATGCCGCAATCCGTCCAGTGCGGGCGGCTGCAACGTCCTGGTGATCTTGTCGAGTTCCACCGGCGTTCCGGTCCGCTCGGTGGGGATCGTCCCGGAGAAGGTTCCCGGTGGCCCGCCGGGGACGAGGTCGATGAAGTAGTTTCCGCCCAGCAGGGTCGTGGGCCGGATCTGCGCGCTCGGCCGGGATTTCAGCTTGCGATCCACGCCCGGGTAGATCTTGACGCTGACCATCGCGGAACCGTCGGGCTGCTCCTCGACATCGCTGACGACCCCGACCGGCACGAACGACACCTTTACCTTGCTGAAGTACGGCTGGAGCCGGTAGTTGCGGGCGAAGTGGATCTGGACGGTCTCCCCGGGGCGCAGCGTCGTGATGATCGCGTCCTTGTTGAACAGCGCCGCGCCGGCCAGCAATGTGCACACGATGAGCACGGTTCCCAGCCGCACCGCGGACATCCGGCTCCGGCGACCGTCCTTGCGGCCGAACAGACGGATTTTCGCCACCACGATCAGCGCCCCTTCCGTTCACCGAGCACACCGGCCTCCCGCTGATGGGTGATCTCGCCCGGGGCCGGGTAGGCGTCGCGCGAGACCGTCGGGTCCTCCACCGGAG from Saccharopolyspora sp. SCSIO 74807 encodes:
- a CDS encoding MlaD family protein codes for the protein MKISHSALPRIRLSILITFMLLCAVIFGFLWVNSGGRLPLVTRDGYRVGLTVPKASNLVQNSDVMIAGVRVGKVAGVHPQGGGAHVTMQLVEKAPLHKGASVQVREKTLINETYLEIADGHGPPLSTGSELPPGAGKPPVELDDVLRTLDPGTRQALASSVRSLGMATADNRSSVDRTLSGLGDLGRNGHDAVTALAAQSGDLRQLTANTTTLLVALDSRQGQIADLVDNTNRLAAVTDSNSAQIEQVVRDLPGVLDSAQAATKSLRPLSGALQPIAADLRTAAPGLSQAVRELPQTSASLRGLLPTLDSALGKANPTLKRVPPVAADASGLVPPLQADLNHLNPMLAYLEPYGPDIAHMLVNWGASMNGGNTEGKALRLLPVLSPQTVTGNPVDTNVGPLKRRNPYTAPGQANDPGVWEGTYPRVEEEQPPR
- a CDS encoding MlaD family protein is translated as MSQRAGRLRRGWERVRTEPGLWRNVAVLTALILVATLTGGYVLSQQRVEWPWESRFVFQATFQDTPGVSPGNGQEVRVAGATVGTIDAADVDERGLARLTLSISPNIEVHRNATVVLRPKSPLNEMYVELNPGGPPAARLPEDGVLPPGNSQRPIQIDEALGHLDSGARDSLGALLSESDVALAGAPQNLPGGLAATDKVVQRLKPVVEALRARRESLRELVTALSQISQAVGKDGARLGELAGSLDATLNALGDQDDDLRNAVAQLPDFSRQLRDATTEVQALSGQLDPALDNLKNAAGTLPGALNRLSGTVDQVGETVDSGMPVVEKAAPVVRDLRPFVRDLNPALPDLKAVTGQLDRVTRMLVPSLTDLGAFMINTRSLTSLEDANGGILRGFLVVAPQMVPGDPLRSLSTPAEQYRFPQ
- a CDS encoding MlaD family protein; translation: MAKIRLFGRKDGRRSRMSAVRLGTVLIVCTLLAGAALFNKDAIITTLRPGETVQIHFARNYRLQPYFSKVKVSFVPVGVVSDVEEQPDGSAMVSVKIYPGVDRKLKSRPSAQIRPTTLLGGNYFIDLVPGGPPGTFSGTIPTERTGTPVELDKITRTLQPPALDGLRHSVGNLDETLRNGGRDSIDRLLVDAPGTLGPAGEVLDAARGHNPRTDLTGLVQGLETSAAELNRREGQLGSIVDGARDTGKVLGDHSEDLSTAVAGLPETLHSADNGLRRLDTSLGKLRDTADVARPVAGELDDALQELDPVLVKAEPFVSGLNEVLVDAQPAVQGLVPASSGLDATLSDLKGPVLDRINGPVKQFLLNDYKGEGPYANSNTDRPMYEEVAGAVTNLNKVSSHVDENGHTVAIQVGVGAGSVGRAPVNVEAVLDGLFQRLKQYEQGGR
- a CDS encoding RND transporter; its protein translation is MLTAIAAGLVAVFAATGLAQVSIQTSVTSFLPTQDPAVSTMDKKAGSFGGDPIVVHLRSQHPGELLGPGHLNKLVRLEGELSGLPDVSSVYGPGTTLNQLAGRAQDFLAELTGRRDAERAKAMAVARDSGADRQEAAAEGERAVAEFDRRYGPLLVQGMPAGLPTLQNPNFVNSVIFAENGVRPQWQFIVPSPDSAAVLVRPREGMDADATQRLVDNVHRAVSQVDVGARETTVSGVPVLASALSSQVAREVPLIGGLAVLAVGACFLLVPWTRWRRRLLPVITTLIAIALTLAVFGWAGRPLSLGVVAFLSVLLGVGSYYPTYFAQHARSRVVLVVAGGSAASFATLLLSPLPFVRDLGMTLAVGVFFSAGVGMLLVRRFFPDSGARDSGAGTGKSPPRSGARPARSWVVTGVASVCVAGVGWTALPSMPLEANIEHFAAGLPAYQDARQVEQDVGSSGEVDVVLRGPDVTSPEAMEWMQRTQALIVTEHGDSMQPVLSLPALLSFLGQGASGEQIASGMRMLPPYLAGAVARDDHRGAVMIYGVRMDDLGELKALRDDVQRLLPPPPSGYQAELTGLPVVAVRGQELVSEGRVVGNVLGILGAGAVLALGLRRRSDALRAVVAGAMATGIGFFGLWALDIALSPITVALGSLTAAVGCEFTVLLADSVRTGNRGLRRSIALATSTSAVGYAVLAFSDLAAIREFGLLLAAAVLISLGSAACVVWLTTGRERPQQPVDGDMQRHVPDLARTAQGVD